One genomic window of Ziziphus jujuba cultivar Dongzao chromosome 4, ASM3175591v1 includes the following:
- the LOC107417150 gene encoding 1-aminocyclopropane-1-carboxylate oxidase (The RefSeq protein has 2 substitutions compared to this genomic sequence), translating into MENFPVINLENLNGEGRKATMEQIRDACENWGFFELVNHGIAPEFMDKIERMTKEHYRKCMEQRFKELVASKGLEAVQTEVSDMDWESTFFLRHLPVSNISEIPDLHDDYRKAMKEFALKLETLAEELLDLLCENLGLEKGYLKKAFYGSKGPTFGTKVSNYPPCPKPELIKGLRAHTDAGGIILLFQDDKVSGLQLLKDGQWIDVPPMRHSIVVNLGDQLEVITNGKYKSVEHRVIAQTNGTRMSIASFYNPGSDAVIYPAPVLVEKEAEEKKQVYPKFVFEDYMKLYTALKFEPKEPRFKAMKAVETNVGLGPIATA; encoded by the exons ATGGCAAATTTCCCAGTTATCAACTTGGAGAATCTCAATGGTGAAGGAAGGAAGGCTACAATGGAACAGATTAGAGATGCTTGTGAGAACTGGGGTTTCTTTGAG CTTGTGAATCATGGTATAGCCCCTGAGTTTATGGACAAAATAGAGAGGATGACAAAAGAGCATTACAGGAAGTGCATGGAGCAGAGGTTCAAAGAGCTTGTTGCAAGCAAAGGTTTGGAAGCTGTTCAGACAGAGGTCAGTGACATGGATTGGGAAAGCACTTTCTTCTTGCGCCACCTTCCTGTTTCTACCATATCAGAGATTCCAGATCTCCATGATGATTACAg GAAAGCGATGAAGGAATTTGCTTTGAAATTGGAGACACTAGCTGAGGAACTACTAGACCTGTTATGTGAGAATCTTGGACTTGAAAAAGGGTATCTGAAAAAGGCCTTCTATGGATCAAAAGGTCCAACTTTTGGAACCAAGGTGAGCAATTATCCACCATGCCCAAAACCGGAGTTGATCAAAGGTCTCCGAGCCCACACAGATGCAGGTGGCATCATCTTGCTGTTCCAGGATGACAAAGTCAGCGGCCTCCAGCTACTTAAGGATGGTCAATGGATTGATGTCCCTCCTATGCGCCACTCCATTGTAGTCAACCTTGGCGATCAACTTGAG GTTATAACAAATGGGAAATACAAGAGTGTAGAACACAGAGTGATTGCACAAACAAATGGTACCAGAATGTCCATAGCTTCATTCTACAACCCCGGTAGTGATGCTGTTATTTACCCTGCACCAGTCCTTGTCGAGAAAGAAGCAGAGGAGAAGAAGCAAGTTTacccaaaatttgtttttgaagaTTATATGAAGCTTTATACTGCGTTGAAATTCGAGCCCAAAGAGCCAAGGTTCAAAGCCATGAAAGCAGTGGAAACTAATGTTGGTTTGGGTCCAATTGCTACAGCTTAA
- the LOC107417154 gene encoding uncharacterized protein LOC107417154, which translates to MDGGDQRRRRWSNIKQRLKLKSMGCCGPMWSTAIPPPPPPPPPSTLQEEQEEEEDHQLIIQTETAPVLINVGPTSSAPLPVPGMNLATALAAERNSRVGKACGPTSSGAGRVKSLMRLIEETDGPRLNKRRKRDEGRDDTDWMCCVCMERSKGAAFIPCGHTFCRVCSRELWVNRGSCPICIRSIIEILDIY; encoded by the coding sequence ATGGACGGTGGAGATCAACGACGCAGAAGGTGGTCAAACATTAAACAGCGTTTAAAATTGAAGTCCATGGGCTGCTGTGGGCCCATGTGGAGCACTGCcattcctcctcctcctcctcctcctcctccttcaaCGCttcaagaagaacaagaagaggaagaagaccATCAACTTATTATTCAAACTGAAACCGCACCAGTGCTCATCAATGTGGGTCCCACTTCATCCGCTCCTCTGCCAGTCCCAGGTATGAACCTTGCAACGGCATTAGCGGCCGAGCGCAATTCACGGGTGGGAAAGGCGTGTGGTCCCACATCATCTGGGGCTGGCCGCGTAAAGTCTTTGATGAGACTTATCGAAGAGACGGACGGTCCACGATTGAATAAAAGGAGGAAGAGAGACGAGGGACGCGACGATACTGATTGGATGTGCTGCGTCTGCATGGAAAGAAGTAAAGGTGCGGCTTTTATTCCCTGCGGCCACACGTTTTGTAGGGTCTGCTCCAGGGAATTGTGGGTCAACCGCGGCTCCTGTCCTATCTGCATCCGTTCGATCATCGAGATCCTTGATATCTATTAA